A window of Actinomycetota bacterium genomic DNA:
CAGTTCCGCACCATCGGCATCATCTTGATACCGCTCGCCGTGCTCGTGTTCCTCACGTCGACGAGCGTGCTCAGGGGGGACGGCACCGAGGCGCTCTCGTTCGCGCAGTCGGGCATCTTCCGCACGCTCGCCTTCCTGGCGGGTTGCCTCATGTCGGGTCTCACCGGGTTCATCGGCATGGGCCTCGCGGTGCGCGGCAACGTGCGCACCGCGGCGGCGGCGAAGGTGGGCTCGCTGCCCGCGGCCCTGAAGGTGGCGTTCCGCACCGGCGGCGTGGCCGGCATGTTCACCGTCGGCCTCGGTCTCTTCGGCGCGACCGTGATCATCATGGTCTTCCAGAACACGGCCTCGGCGATCCTCATCGGCTTCGGCTTCGGCGGCTCGCTCCTCGCGCTGTTCCTGCGCGTCGGTGGTGGCATCTTCACGAAGGCCGCGGACGTCGGGGCCGACCTGGTGGGCAAGGTCGAAGCCGGCATTCCCGAGGACGACCCGCGCAACGCGGCAACCATCGCCGACAACGTGGGCGACAACGTCGGCGACTGCGCAGGTATGGCCGCCGACCTGTTCGAGAGCTACGAGGTCACGCTCGTCGCGTCGATCATCCTGGGTGTCGCCGCCTTCCGGTCCATCGGCGCCAACCCTGTCCTCGGTCTCATCTTCCCTCTCATCGCGCGCGCGATCGGCGTGCTCGCCTCGATCGTGGGCGTGTTCTCCGTACGCGCCACCGAGAACGACAAGAGCGCGATGGCGCCCATCAACCGCGGGTTCCTCACCGCCGGGGTGCTGACGGTGATCGGCACCACCGCGGTGGCGTTGACCTACGTCGGCAACCATCACGCCAACGAGGGCTGGAAGGTGGCGGGCGCCGTCGTCATCGGCCTGGTCCTCGCCCAAGTGGTCAGCCGCCTGACCGAGTACTACACGTCGACCGAGCGCGCGCCCGTGCGTGACATCGCCGAGGCGGCCCGCACCGGGCCGGCCACCACCGTGCTGTCGGGCATCAGCTCGGGCCTCGAGTCCACCGTGTTCGCGGTCATCGCGATCGCGGCCGCGCTCGGCGTCGCCATCGCCCTCGGCAACGGCAACATCCAGTTCTCGCTGTACCTGGTCGCGCTCACGGGCATGGGGATGCTGGCTACGACGGGTGTGGTGGTGAGCGAGGACACCTTCGGCCCCGTGTCGGACAACGCGGCGGGGATCGCCGAGATGTCGGGCGAGTTCGAGAGCGAGCCGGCGCGCATCATGGTCAGCCTCGACGCGGTGGGCAACACGACCAAGGCCGTGACCAAGGGCTTCGCCATCGGCTCAGCGGTCATCGCGGCCGTCGCCCTCTTCGCCTCGTTCATCGAGACCATCGGGTCGGAGTTCAACGTCAAGGAAACCGGCTCGGCCCTGTTCCACAACCCGCTCACCCAGATCAACGTGGCCGACCCCAAGACGTTCATCGGCCTGCTCATCGGCGGCGCGGTGCCGTTCCTCTTCAGCGCGCTCGCGATCAGAGCCGTGGGCCGTACGGCCGGCACCGTCGTGCAGGAGGTGCGCCGCCAGTTCCGCGAACACCCCGGGATCATGGACTACACCGAGAAGCCCGAGTACGGCAGGGTCATCGACATCTGCACCACGGCGGCGCTGCGG
This region includes:
- a CDS encoding sodium-translocating pyrophosphatase — its product is MTKLVAAEGGYQAFKLGGTEWFWLVFSAATAVLAVLVGFALMRGVLAADQGTPKMREIALAIQEGAMAYLKRQFRTIGIILIPLAVLVFLTSTSVLRGDGTEALSFAQSGIFRTLAFLAGCLMSGLTGFIGMGLAVRGNVRTAAAAKVGSLPAALKVAFRTGGVAGMFTVGLGLFGATVIIMVFQNTASAILIGFGFGGSLLALFLRVGGGIFTKAADVGADLVGKVEAGIPEDDPRNAATIADNVGDNVGDCAGMAADLFESYEVTLVASIILGVAAFRSIGANPVLGLIFPLIARAIGVLASIVGVFSVRATENDKSAMAPINRGFLTAGVLTVIGTTAVALTYVGNHHANEGWKVAGAVVIGLVLAQVVSRLTEYYTSTERAPVRDIAEAARTGPATTVLSGISSGLESTVFAVIAIAAALGVAIALGNGNIQFSLYLVALTGMGMLATTGVVVSEDTFGPVSDNAAGIAEMSGEFESEPARIMVSLDAVGNTTKAVTKGFAIGSAVIAAVALFASFIETIGSEFNVKETGSALFHNPLTQINVADPKTFIGLLIGGAVPFLFSALAIRAVGRTAGTVVQEVRRQFREHPGIMDYTEKPEYGRVIDICTTAALRELATPALLAVLTPVIIGFGINYLALGAFLAAVILTGQLMANFLSNSGGAWDNAKKYIEDGHEGGKGSEAHKAAVIGDTVGDPFKDTAGPALNPLIKVMNLVSLLILPAVISLRDNDGARFAIAGAALVVLIGAVAFSKRKAEAMDAVAPAGVAPAGAHEPSRDAALTAEESPR